A genomic window from Natrinema sp. HArc-T2 includes:
- a CDS encoding sulfite oxidase — MATGALAGVGVLAGCAESGDSNGSDGGDGGGGPSLEERYPGLRILSPEPENAEAAARSTYADYITPREEHYIRNHYPTPDIQESDWTVSLTGLVDDEVDLSMEELKHSFSTESVTHTMQCAGNGRSYFDPQVGGNQWTFGAVGNTVWTGTPVSDILEYYGAETGEGYFLTVMGGEHPEGEDVFTRSIPMEKVLDDTLLAYNMNGSPVSPDHGFPVRLLVPGWFGCNNVKWVNRMHVMETMVIGDEWEEEGAPEDGQRTYTHWQQYSYRVVPEEDDGAEHYEDIPVYDTREQMEQTDAINNAYMYDQVEKSLIGYPGEGQTVSPSPAGTIEVIGVAWAGDDGLETVEVSTDGGDSWGEAEFFGPVDGSSGWRQFRYVWEDPSTGDHTLASRATDSRGYTQPATISDPDDQLRGIEDDQYPWCQSGYGNNAYMPHAVDCTVEES, encoded by the coding sequence ATGGCAACGGGAGCGCTGGCCGGCGTCGGCGTTCTCGCCGGCTGTGCAGAAAGCGGCGACAGCAACGGCTCAGACGGCGGGGACGGTGGTGGCGGCCCATCGCTCGAGGAGCGGTATCCGGGCCTGCGTATCCTCTCGCCGGAGCCCGAAAACGCCGAGGCGGCAGCCAGATCGACGTACGCGGATTACATCACGCCACGCGAGGAACACTACATCCGGAACCACTACCCGACGCCTGACATCCAGGAGTCGGACTGGACCGTCTCGCTGACCGGTCTCGTCGACGACGAGGTCGACCTGTCGATGGAGGAGCTCAAACACTCCTTTAGCACCGAGTCGGTCACCCACACGATGCAGTGTGCCGGCAACGGTCGGTCGTACTTCGACCCGCAGGTCGGGGGCAACCAGTGGACGTTCGGTGCCGTCGGCAACACCGTCTGGACGGGGACGCCGGTGTCGGACATCCTCGAGTACTACGGAGCCGAGACCGGCGAAGGGTACTTCCTCACGGTGATGGGTGGCGAGCATCCGGAGGGGGAAGACGTCTTCACCCGGTCGATCCCGATGGAGAAGGTGCTGGACGACACGTTGCTGGCGTACAACATGAACGGGTCGCCGGTGTCGCCAGACCACGGGTTCCCGGTCCGGCTGCTCGTGCCCGGCTGGTTCGGCTGTAACAACGTCAAATGGGTCAACCGGATGCACGTCATGGAGACGATGGTAATCGGCGACGAGTGGGAGGAAGAGGGTGCTCCTGAAGACGGCCAGCGGACCTACACCCACTGGCAGCAGTACTCCTACCGGGTCGTCCCCGAGGAAGACGACGGCGCGGAACACTACGAGGACATCCCGGTCTACGACACGCGCGAGCAGATGGAACAGACCGACGCGATCAACAACGCCTACATGTACGATCAGGTCGAGAAGTCGCTCATCGGCTACCCGGGCGAGGGACAGACCGTCTCCCCGTCGCCCGCGGGGACCATCGAGGTCATCGGCGTCGCGTGGGCCGGCGACGACGGCCTCGAGACAGTCGAAGTCTCGACCGACGGCGGTGACTCGTGGGGAGAAGCCGAGTTCTTCGGCCCGGTCGACGGTAGCTCGGGCTGGCGGCAGTTCCGCTACGTCTGGGAAGACCCGTCAACGGGCGACCACACGCTCGCCTCGCGGGCGACCGACAGCCGGGGCTATACGCAGCCGGCAACGATCTCCGATCCGGACGACCAACTCCGCGGGATCGAGGACGACCAATACCCCTGGTGTCAGAGCGGCTACGGCAACAACGCCTACATGCCCCACGCCGTCGACTGCACCGTCGAGGAGTCATGA
- a CDS encoding peptidylprolyl isomerase: MIEPGHIAIVHLTGRLVDGPEAGQVFETTDVDVALEEGIYHDSRDFKPLEFRVGEGHVLPGLDEAVEGMAAGETKTVVLEPESAYGAVNEDAVVTISRDELEARSETVAEVGELVESETGDMGWIVDVTDETVTADFNHELAGERVEFEIRVLETHATETGHDVDSVDGVGTP, translated from the coding sequence ATGATCGAACCTGGTCACATCGCGATCGTCCATCTGACTGGCCGTCTCGTCGACGGTCCGGAGGCCGGACAGGTGTTCGAGACGACCGACGTCGACGTCGCCCTCGAGGAGGGGATCTACCACGACAGCCGCGACTTCAAACCCCTCGAGTTCCGCGTCGGAGAGGGACACGTCCTCCCGGGGCTCGACGAGGCCGTCGAGGGGATGGCTGCAGGCGAGACGAAAACGGTTGTCCTCGAGCCCGAATCGGCCTACGGGGCCGTCAACGAGGACGCCGTCGTCACGATCTCCCGCGACGAACTCGAGGCCCGCAGCGAGACAGTGGCAGAAGTGGGCGAACTCGTCGAGAGCGAGACCGGCGACATGGGATGGATCGTCGACGTGACAGACGAGACGGTGACCGCCGATTTCAACCACGAACTCGCCGGTGAGCGCGTTGAATTCGAGATTCGCGTCTTGGAGACACACGCCACCGAAACCGGCCACGATGTCGATTCCGTCGACGGCGTCGGGACGCCCTGA
- a CDS encoding plastocyanin/azurin family copper-binding protein, with product MIERRAFLRTAGTVIVGTALAGCSGGDEQNGTDDANGDTGVTDVDVGPEGRLRFEPEEVEITTGETVRWTALSEGHNVTSHPDASPKCENPDGAEPFTSYEGDDHFAIMAVDETFEHEFTVPGEYVYVCTPHAGQGMVGTVIVSE from the coding sequence ATGATCGAACGACGCGCGTTCCTTCGAACGGCTGGGACGGTGATAGTCGGGACGGCACTTGCAGGCTGTTCTGGTGGGGACGAGCAAAACGGCACAGACGATGCTAACGGCGACACTGGTGTCACCGATGTCGACGTCGGTCCGGAGGGACGCCTCCGGTTCGAACCCGAAGAGGTCGAGATCACGACCGGAGAGACTGTCAGATGGACCGCACTGAGCGAGGGTCACAACGTAACGAGCCACCCGGATGCATCGCCGAAATGCGAAAACCCGGACGGCGCTGAGCCCTTTACCTCCTACGAGGGCGACGATCACTTCGCTATCATGGCCGTCGACGAGACCTTCGAACACGAGTTTACCGTCCCGGGCGAGTACGTCTACGTCTGTACGCCACACGCGGGTCAAGGCATGGTCGGGACGGTGATCGTCTCCGAGTGA